The genomic region CCGCTCGCCGCTTCTGCTGATATTGGTCGTGCGCGCCGCGTCGAGGACGCTCGCGGCCGCTATATTCACTTCGCCAAGTCGACCTTCCCGTCGGATCTGACGCTGGATGGCCTCAAGGTGGTGGTCGATTGCGCCAACGGCGCGGCCTATCAGGTGGCGCCTTCCGCCTTGTGGGAATTGGGCGCGCAGGTCGTGTCGATCGGCGTCAGCCCCAACGGCAAGAACATCAACGACGGGGTCGGCTCGACCGCGCCGCAAGTATTGAGCGAGACGGTGGTCGGCTCGGGCGCGGCGATGGGCATCGCGCTCGACGGCGATGCGGACCGGCTGATCGTTGTCGACGAAACCGGTCGGGTGATCGACGGCGACCAGCTGATGGCGCTGATCGCCACCGGCTGGGCGCGGCAGGGCAAGCTTGCCGGCGGTGGGCTGGTCGCGACCGTCATGTCCAATCTTGGGCTGGAGCGCCACCTTAGCGCACAGGGCCTCGGGTTGGTGCGCACCAAGGTGGGCGATCGCTATGTGCTCGAGAAGATGCGTGGCTTGGGTTATAATGTCGGCGGCGAGCAGAGCGGGCACATCATTCTTTCCGATTATGCGACGACAGGCGACGGGCTGGTTGCGGCGCTGCAGGTACTGGCCGAGATCGTCCGTGCCGGCGCACCCGCGAGCGAGGTGCTCCACCGTTTCGAGCCGCTGCCGCAACTGCTCAAGAACGTCCGCTTCGCCGGCGGCAAGCCGCTCGAGGATGCGCGCGTGCAGGCAGTGATCAGCGCAGCGGAAGACGAGCTGAAGGGCCGTGGGCGGCTCGTGATCCGCGCTTCGGGCACCGAGCCCGTAATTCGCGTCATGGCCGAAGGCGACGACAAGGCGGAGGTGGAAGCGGTGGTCGACCGGGTGTGCGACGCCGTGCGCGAGGCTGCGGCCTGAGGAGCAATAATTCCCCCTCCCGCTTGCGGGAGGGGGTAGGGGAGGGTGGGTGCGCGTAGCGGGCGAAAGTGCGGCAGCCAGAACCTCCACCGTACACGCTCCCCCAAGCCCTCCCGCAAGCGGGAGGGGAGCAATTGAAGGATGCCGAATGCTGGAAATGCGGCCTGACTGCGAACGCTGCGGCACCGATCTGCCGCCCGATGCCGGGGGTGCGTTCATCTGCTCGTTCGAATGCACCTTCTGCGCGGAATGCGCCGACGACATGGACGAACGCTGCCCGAATTGCGGCGGCGAACTGCTCGACCGACCCGTGCGGGTCGGCGATGCCTTGCGGCGCCACCCGGCGTCCACCGAGCGCAAATACAAGGGGTAAGGCCATGGCCGCACGTGTCCTCATCATCGCAGGTTCGGATTCCGGCGGCGGCGCCGGGATCCAGGCGGACATCAAGACCGTCACCATGCTGGGCGGTCACGCGATGACCGCAATCACCGCGATCACGGCGCAGAACACGGTGGGCGTGCAGGCGGTGCACCCGGTGCCGAGCGACATGGTGATCGCGCAGATCGATTCGGTGGTACGCGACATCGGCGTCGATGCGGTGAAGATCGGCATGATCGGCTCTGCCCGCACCGCGCTTGCGGTGGCCGAGCGGCTGGCCGAACTGCCGGGCGTCCCGGTGGTGTTCGATCCGGTGATGGTTGCCACCAGCGGCGCACGGCTGGCCGACGAGGCGACCGTCGCCGCGTTCGAGCGGCTGATGGATCGAGCAACCGTGATCACGCCTAATCTCCCCGAGATGGAGGCGCTGGGTCGCGGTCCGCATGAAATCGTCGCCGCGCATCGGTGCGCGGTGCTGGTCAAGGGCGGCCACGGCGCGGGCCCCGAGGTGGTCGACATCCTTTACTCGGCCGACCCGGAGGACCCACCACAGATCGAATGGCGCGACCCCAAAATTGACACCGAAAACACGCATGGCACGGGCTGCACGCTCGCCTCCGCGATCGCCTGCGGGCTGGCCTGCGAGTGGGATCTGCCGGAGGCGGTGAGTCGGGCGCGGCGCTTTGTGCGGATCGCGATGCGCGAGGCCGAGGGGTTGGGCCGCGGGCATGGCCCGATGGCGCAGCAAGCGGTTCGGCTCGACCTCAACATGAGCTTTTTCGAGCCCATGCTGAACCAGGTGACCGTGCCGGCGCAGGATCTGGCCGCGAGCGAGCGCTTTTACCGACTGCTCGGGCTGCGGCAGGTGGTGCGGGCGTCTCCCCGCTATGCTCGGTTCGAGACCGAGGGCGGCGCGACCTTCTCGATCGCGACGGATGAAGCATACACCGCGCCGGTGGTGTATTTCGAATGCGGCGATCTCGACGTGACGGTCGCCTATCTCCAGCAACAGGGCTTCCGCTTCGAGCAGGAGCCCCGGGACGAGAAATGGGGCTGGCGCGAGGCGCGGCTGCGTGATCCCGCGGGCAATGCGGTTCGTCTCTATCAGGCTGGCGAGATGCGCCGCTTTCCGCCATGGCGGATCGAGGACGATGCCTGACCTTTCACACGAAACCCGTTATTTCCAGCTTCACGCCGGCCCCGTAGCCGGGGTGGACGAGGCTGGCCGTGGCCCGCTGGCCGGTCCGGTGGTCGCCGCGGCGGTGGTACTGGACCCGGATTGCATTCCCGACGGGATCAACGACTCCAAGGCGCTGACCGCAGCCAAGCGTGCCAGGCTGTGCGAGGAACTGCTTGCCTGCGCCAAGGTTGGCGTGGGCATCGCCAGCGTCGAGGAGATCGACCGGCTCAACATCCTGTGGGCGACGATGCTGGCGATGACACGCGCGGTGGAGTCGCTGGGCTTCGCGCCGGCCTTCGTGCTGGTCGACGGCAATCGCTGCCCCAAATGGGAGCATCGCAGCGCGGCGGTCGTCAGCGGCGACGCGCTCTGCCTGTCGATCGCGGCGGCTTCGATCGTCGCCAAGCATCGCCGAGACTGCATGATGGTGGCGCTGGACGCGCAATTCCCGGGCTATGGCTGGGCCTCGAACAAAGGCTATGGCGGCAAGGCCCATCAGGAGGCGCTGCGCGCGCTCGGCCCTACGCCCCACCACCGCCGTAGTTTCGCTCCGGTCGCGCAGGCGCATCTCGATTTCGGGCCGATTGCCGCCGAATAACCCGGCAAATTTTGCCTAGTGCGCCCTGCGCTCCCGTCGCCGTCCTACAATGGGAGGATAGCAGCGGGAGGAGCGGGCATGGCATATCTGGGCAGCATGATACGGGGGACGACTGGCGGATTTCAGCCGGTGACGCGCTACGACCCGGTGCTGGCCGAACTGCTCCGCGAGGCGATCGTCGGGCCGGCGAGCTTCCACGAGATGGCGGCGATGGTCCGCTATGCCGAATCGCGGGGACTGGGCGCGATCCGCTTCCGCTTCGGCGATGGTGCCGCGCTCACCGATCCCGCACATCCGCTGCATGTCGCCTTCCTCGAGACGCTGCGCGATCCCGCGCTGGCCAGCGACTATGCGGATCTCGGCGAGATCGCGCCGTGGCGCCAGCGGGCGCTGGCGGTGCGGCTGCCGTCGGACATGCTGGGCGTACGGGCGAGCCGCAAGGCGGTTCGCGCGGCCATCACCGCCGCAGGTACGTCGTGGGAGGTCCGCGTGGCACTGTGCGTGGCGGCGCGCATCCGATTCGGCGGCGAGGCCGAGTGGTTCGGCCGCGAGGCGCAGGCACTGTACGAAATGGGGCTGTTCACTCAGGCCCGGGCGCGGCTCGCGGCGAGCGTCGCGGGCGGCGGCGAGGCCATCGCGATCGGCTGAATCGTTTGCGGAACGTTCCAGCTTATCCACAGGCGGGGAAAATTTTCACAGGACTGAAACTGAGTCTTTCACGCCACACCTACCAGCGCTTGGGCCTGTGGATAACTTCTTGACTCAAGATATGGCGGGTGCCGAAATGTTCCGCCCGGCCAAATACCTGCTTCGGGTCACCACCCGTCGATCCCCCCTCTTGACGGAGGAGTCGCTCGGCCCCGAATAGGGATGCCTTTTGGGCGAAGGGGCAATGATTCATGGGCGTGCTGGAGAAGGTCAAACGGGCGGGTGCGCGCGTCGCGAAGCAGGCGCCGGCCGTGCTGCCGCTGAACACGATCCTGCGCCAGGATTGCATCGAGGCAATGCGCGGGCTGCCCGACAAGTCGATCGACATGATCTTCGCCGATCCGCCCTACAACCTGCAGCTGGGCGGCGACCTCAACCGTCCCGACGGCAGCCATGTCGATGCGGTGACCGACGAGTGGGACAAGTTCGACAGCCTCGCCGCCTATGACAAGTTCACCCGCGAATGGCTGGCGCAGGCGCGCCGCATCCTGAAGGACGACGGCACGATCTGGGTGATCGGCAGCTATCACAACATCTTCAAGGTGGGCTCGGCGATCCAGGATCTGGGCTTCTGGATCCTCAACGACATCATCTGGCGCAAGGCCAACCCGATGCCGAACTTCAAGGGCACCCGGTTCACCAACGCGCACGAGACGCTGATCTGGGCGTCGAAGGGCGAGAAGTCGCGCTACACGTTCAACTATCGCTCGATGAAGACGCTCAACGACGAACTGCAGATGCGCAGCGACTGGGAATTCCCGATCTGCAGCGGGCAGGAGCGGCTGAAGAAGAACGGCACCAAGGTCCACCCGACGCAGAAGCCGGAGGCGTTGCTGTACCGCGTGCTGCTCTCCTGCACCAAGCCGGGCGACGTGGTGCTCGATCCGTTCTTCGGCACCGGCACCACCGGTGCGGTGGCCAAGCGCCTTGGCCGGCGCTGGATCGGCATCGATCGCGAGGGCGTGTACGTGGAAGCGGCGCTGGAGCGCATTGCGGCGGCCCTGCCGCTCGACGAAAGCGCGCTGCAGACGATGCAGGCCCCCAAGGCGGCGCCGCGCGTGGCGTTCGGCCAGCTGGTCGAGAATGGCTATCTTGCGCCGGGCACGGTGCTCAGCGACCACAAGTCCCGCTGGCGGGCGACGGTGGGCGCGGACGGCTCGCTCAGCTGCGACGGGCAGGCGGGCTCGATCCACAAGCTGGGTGCGACGCTGCAGGGCGCGCCGAGCTGCAACGGCTGGACCTTCTGGCATTATGAGGATCAGGGCGGCCTCAAGCCGATCGACGCGCTGCGCCAGACGTACCTGCTCGCCACGCAGCCGTAAGCCTCTGCCTTCAAGTCCCCCTCCCGCTTGCGGGAGGGGAGCGAAGGTTGGGAGGGTTGCGCTTTTATTGCGAGCGTCGCGCCGGTAGCACGAGCGAATGCTAGACCTTCCCGCTACCGCGCGCCCGTACCTCCGCCCGATCCAGTTCGTCGACACCCCCGTTGGCCGCGACGGCGAGGTCGCGCGGTTGGCCGGTGGGCTGCTGTGGTTCTCCGCCTATGAACTGATCGCTGTGGAGAATCGCAAGCGGGTCCTCCAGCGCGCCATTTCCATTGCGGAGGCCGAAGCCGATCCCCGGCTGGCGTCGATCGCCGCGCGCATCACCGCTCCCCGTCCGCCGCTGGTCCTCGGCGCCCGCACACTGCGCTTCGACCAGCCGCAGGTGATGGCGATCCTCAACATGACGCCCGACAGCTTCTCCGACGGCGGCAAGCATCTGGGCGACCCTGCGGCGGCCGCGCAGTCGGGCGTCGACATGAGCATTGCCGGCGCCGCGATCCTCGATGTCGGCGGCGAGTCCACTCGCCCCGGTGCGGAAACGGTGTGGGAAGGCGACGAAATCGCCCGCGTCGTGCCGGTGATCGAGCGGCTGGCGGTAAGCGGCGCGGCGATCTCAATCGACACGCGCAAGGCCGCGGTGATGGAGGCGGCGCTCGCGGCGGGCGCGCATATCGTTAACGATGTCTCGGCCTTGCTCTACGACGATCGGGCGCTCGAGGTGGTCGCCCGGGCCGGCTGTCCGGTGGTGCTAATGCATGCCGCCGACCCCAAGCACGGTGCCAAGGGGAAGGGTGCCTACGCCGACGTGCTGCTGGAAGTGTATGACTGGCTGGAGGCCCGCGTGGAGGCGGCGGTCGCCGCGGGT from Sphingomonas sp. harbors:
- the glmM gene encoding phosphoglucosamine mutase, yielding MARKYFGTDGIRGATNFSPMTAAMAMKVGMAAGAHFRRGDHRHRVVIGKDTRLSGYMLENAMVAGFTSVGMDVVLVGPMPTPAVAMLTHSMRADLGVMISASHNPYADNGIKLFGPDGFKLSDADEEAIEALIDGEVPLAASADIGRARRVEDARGRYIHFAKSTFPSDLTLDGLKVVVDCANGAAYQVAPSALWELGAQVVSIGVSPNGKNINDGVGSTAPQVLSETVVGSGAAMGIALDGDADRLIVVDETGRVIDGDQLMALIATGWARQGKLAGGGLVATVMSNLGLERHLSAQGLGLVRTKVGDRYVLEKMRGLGYNVGGEQSGHIILSDYATTGDGLVAALQVLAEIVRAGAPASEVLHRFEPLPQLLKNVRFAGGKPLEDARVQAVISAAEDELKGRGRLVIRASGTEPVIRVMAEGDDKAEVEAVVDRVCDAVREAAA
- a CDS encoding DUF1272 domain-containing protein translates to MLEMRPDCERCGTDLPPDAGGAFICSFECTFCAECADDMDERCPNCGGELLDRPVRVGDALRRHPASTERKYKG
- the thiD gene encoding bifunctional hydroxymethylpyrimidine kinase/phosphomethylpyrimidine kinase gives rise to the protein MAARVLIIAGSDSGGGAGIQADIKTVTMLGGHAMTAITAITAQNTVGVQAVHPVPSDMVIAQIDSVVRDIGVDAVKIGMIGSARTALAVAERLAELPGVPVVFDPVMVATSGARLADEATVAAFERLMDRATVITPNLPEMEALGRGPHEIVAAHRCAVLVKGGHGAGPEVVDILYSADPEDPPQIEWRDPKIDTENTHGTGCTLASAIACGLACEWDLPEAVSRARRFVRIAMREAEGLGRGHGPMAQQAVRLDLNMSFFEPMLNQVTVPAQDLAASERFYRLLGLRQVVRASPRYARFETEGGATFSIATDEAYTAPVVYFECGDLDVTVAYLQQQGFRFEQEPRDEKWGWREARLRDPAGNAVRLYQAGEMRRFPPWRIEDDA
- a CDS encoding ribonuclease HII, whose translation is MPDLSHETRYFQLHAGPVAGVDEAGRGPLAGPVVAAAVVLDPDCIPDGINDSKALTAAKRARLCEELLACAKVGVGIASVEEIDRLNILWATMLAMTRAVESLGFAPAFVLVDGNRCPKWEHRSAAVVSGDALCLSIAAASIVAKHRRDCMMVALDAQFPGYGWASNKGYGGKAHQEALRALGPTPHHRRSFAPVAQAHLDFGPIAAE
- a CDS encoding site-specific DNA-methyltransferase codes for the protein MGVLEKVKRAGARVAKQAPAVLPLNTILRQDCIEAMRGLPDKSIDMIFADPPYNLQLGGDLNRPDGSHVDAVTDEWDKFDSLAAYDKFTREWLAQARRILKDDGTIWVIGSYHNIFKVGSAIQDLGFWILNDIIWRKANPMPNFKGTRFTNAHETLIWASKGEKSRYTFNYRSMKTLNDELQMRSDWEFPICSGQERLKKNGTKVHPTQKPEALLYRVLLSCTKPGDVVLDPFFGTGTTGAVAKRLGRRWIGIDREGVYVEAALERIAAALPLDESALQTMQAPKAAPRVAFGQLVENGYLAPGTVLSDHKSRWRATVGADGSLSCDGQAGSIHKLGATLQGAPSCNGWTFWHYEDQGGLKPIDALRQTYLLATQP
- the folP gene encoding dihydropteroate synthase — its product is MLDLPATARPYLRPIQFVDTPVGRDGEVARLAGGLLWFSAYELIAVENRKRVLQRAISIAEAEADPRLASIAARITAPRPPLVLGARTLRFDQPQVMAILNMTPDSFSDGGKHLGDPAAAAQSGVDMSIAGAAILDVGGESTRPGAETVWEGDEIARVVPVIERLAVSGAAISIDTRKAAVMEAALAAGAHIVNDVSALLYDDRALEVVARAGCPVVLMHAADPKHGAKGKGAYADVLLEVYDWLEARVEAAVAAGVDRSRIVVDPGIGFGKLLADNLALMNGLALFHGLGCPILLGASRKRVVGALANEAPAEQRLGGSLALALKGAALGLQLLRVHDVFESVQALRVWRGMQDAALTAPHAAV